One Lachnospiraceae bacterium C1.1 genomic region harbors:
- a CDS encoding SMI1/KNR4 family protein, with the protein MSALSEAFSNKTDFYAEKSASMDQIRHAEKEIGVVFSKDYKEYLQLYGSVSCVGHELTGISEDTNLDVVNATLSNYKKNQNISAPFYVIEETHMDGIVIWQTKTGEVFQSEYKGKPIKIYDSLIDYISSFDNGI; encoded by the coding sequence ATGAGTGCATTATCAGAAGCTTTCAGCAATAAAACAGATTTTTATGCTGAGAAGAGTGCTTCTATGGATCAAATACGACATGCTGAGAAAGAAATAGGTGTAGTTTTTTCTAAAGATTACAAAGAGTACCTACAGCTTTATGGATCAGTATCTTGCGTAGGTCATGAATTAACCGGCATCAGTGAGGACACAAATTTGGATGTTGTAAATGCTACCCTGAGCAATTACAAAAAGAATCAAAATATCAGTGCTCCTTTTTATGTTATTGAAGAGACGCATATGGATGGAATAGTAATCTGGCAGACAAAGACAGGAGAGGTATTTCAATCTGAGTATAAGGGAAAACCAATAAAGATATATGATTCATTGATTGACTATATATCATCTTTTGATAATGGTATTTGA
- a CDS encoding GNAT family N-acetyltransferase, which translates to MDYVIATDRDIDILTVSRIEVLRAANLLDENADMTEVEVESRNYYKKALSDGSHVAVLVKDGDNIIGAGGISYYEVMPTYHNPSGKKAYIMNMYTKPEYRRQGIAYKTLDILVKDARSRGITQISLEATEMGRPLYEKYGFSQMTSEMELSYEG; encoded by the coding sequence ATGGACTATGTTATTGCAACTGATAGAGATATTGATATTCTAACAGTTTCACGTATTGAGGTATTAAGAGCTGCTAATCTGCTTGATGAAAATGCTGATATGACAGAGGTGGAAGTGGAATCCAGGAACTATTACAAAAAAGCATTATCTGATGGATCACATGTGGCAGTATTAGTAAAGGATGGCGATAATATTATTGGTGCCGGTGGAATAAGCTACTATGAAGTGATGCCGACATATCATAATCCGAGCGGAAAGAAAGCTTATATAATGAATATGTACACTAAGCCGGAGTACAGGAGACAAGGTATTGCATATAAGACGTTGGATATATTGGTAAAAGATGCAAGATCAAGAGGCATTACCCAGATTTCACTTGAAGCAACAGAGATGGGCAGACCTCTATATGAAAAATATGGTTTCTCACAGATGACATCGGAGATGGAATTGTCGTATGAAGGATAG
- a CDS encoding HNH/ENDO VII family nuclease: MKKAIAIILSMVLVLTGCASSASEVNKTPSDTVATEISSEENDESIAETVSESLESSSEATEISIVPTEEATLEVDNSSGLELPKPAKVSFSGLDDEKLLNYVEDAVYSDLVKGLNSDKYFVENVEAVYISEEYIEELAYNTKSNIYFGYTLSELNEMFQGKRYIFTLDGNGETVVQEMETLYDDSAQKMLENVAIGGGVILLCVTVSVVSGGLGAPAVSMIFMASAKTGTAFALSSAVLGGAATAITTGYQTSDAEQAFEQGAFAASEGFKWGAISGAVVGGVSEGTALYGAAKQTNFTMNQYAKIQQETGYPLDVIKEFHTMEEYQVFKDANLKSAMVGNKSALVKTDIDLMKVDSRGRTNLERMRQGLAPQDSNGISYELHHVGQKKDGTLAILSQSEHDSSAIHGFLERTEAHAADTNWDAERQAFWKAYAAIFE; the protein is encoded by the coding sequence ATGAAAAAGGCAATTGCCATAATATTAAGTATGGTATTGGTTTTGACAGGATGTGCATCTTCTGCATCTGAAGTAAACAAGACACCTTCTGATACGGTAGCAACTGAAATTTCATCCGAAGAAAATGATGAATCTATTGCCGAAACGGTATCTGAGTCTTTAGAAAGTAGCTCTGAAGCCACAGAAATATCTATTGTACCTACTGAGGAAGCAACGTTAGAAGTTGATAATTCTTCAGGATTGGAATTGCCCAAGCCGGCAAAGGTGTCTTTTTCGGGTTTGGATGATGAAAAATTGCTCAATTACGTTGAAGATGCTGTATATTCTGATTTGGTGAAAGGTCTTAACAGTGATAAGTATTTTGTGGAAAATGTTGAAGCCGTCTACATTTCTGAGGAATATATAGAAGAGCTTGCGTACAATACGAAGTCAAATATTTATTTTGGTTATACGCTTAGCGAACTTAATGAAATGTTCCAAGGTAAGCGTTACATTTTCACGTTAGATGGTAATGGTGAAACTGTAGTACAGGAGATGGAAACACTCTATGATGATTCGGCTCAAAAAATGCTGGAAAATGTAGCTATCGGAGGGGGAGTCATACTTCTTTGCGTAACGGTATCTGTTGTTTCTGGAGGTCTTGGTGCTCCGGCTGTTAGTATGATATTTATGGCTAGTGCTAAAACCGGAACCGCATTTGCCCTTTCATCTGCAGTTTTGGGAGGAGCAGCAACAGCTATAACAACTGGATATCAAACCTCTGATGCGGAGCAGGCATTTGAACAGGGCGCGTTTGCAGCAAGTGAAGGATTTAAATGGGGAGCTATTTCAGGAGCAGTTGTTGGAGGTGTTAGTGAGGGTACGGCACTTTATGGTGCTGCTAAGCAGACAAACTTCACTATGAATCAATACGCGAAGATTCAGCAAGAGACAGGATATCCATTAGATGTAATAAAAGAATTTCATACCATGGAAGAGTACCAGGTTTTTAAGGATGCAAATTTGAAATCTGCTATGGTAGGAAACAAATCTGCATTAGTTAAAACGGATATTGATTTAATGAAGGTTGATTCAAGAGGTAGGACAAATCTTGAGAGAATGAGGCAAGGACTAGCACCGCAGGATTCTAACGGAATATCATATGAACTGCATCATGTAGGGCAGAAAAAGGATGGTACTTTGGCAATTCTTTCTCAATCTGAACATGATAGTTCAGCAATACATGGTTTTTTGGAGAGAACCGAGGCTCATGCAGCTGATACGAATTGGGATGCAGAGAGACAAGCATTTTGGAAAGCGTATGCAGCTATCTTTGAATAA
- a CDS encoding helix-turn-helix transcriptional regulator, with product MENNSVMGIGERVKQLRVDAGMSQQEVAEKIHCGSRTSVANYESGARALTTDAAIIVAFYCAFSIY from the coding sequence ATGGAAAATAACAGTGTCATGGGAATCGGGGAACGTGTTAAGCAGCTGAGAGTTGATGCAGGAATGAGCCAACAGGAGGTGGCAGAAAAGATTCATTGCGGAAGCCGTACCAGTGTGGCAAATTATGAGTCGGGAGCGAGAGCATTAACAACTGATGCGGCTATAATAGTAGCTTTTTATTGTGCTTTTTCCATCTATTAA
- a CDS encoding nucleotidyl transferase AbiEii/AbiGii toxin family protein, whose protein sequence is MILPENYSLEHIDGLAKRYGSDRFIAERAMYAFGLLEAISRTGLKFTFKGGSCLMLLLDNPKRLSTDIDIMVDPGTDVEHYIEEAGKIFPFVDYQESIRPGHGNIEKRHFRFFYNSPIMDDTITILLDVLYEKEHYASVIERPIESSLILTANEPLYVKMPNVNCILGDKLTAFAPHTTGIPFMIDKDMEIIKQFHDCTTLFHAMDDFSEVKETFRAVANTEMTYRNLKIKPEDILEDAIESCMCIIGNGRINAPEYDIYNSGIDRIQGHLFDVDLNRNTIAYSACELMYLCSCIYRDTDTCDNSMKADTKDKIDIGNNKVSRAIGYIRKANKTAGLYLKEAVALLDDDYERLQEHVQNRSLERVAGEEK, encoded by the coding sequence TTGATATTACCTGAAAACTATTCTCTTGAGCATATTGATGGGCTTGCAAAGAGATATGGGAGTGACAGATTCATTGCAGAAAGGGCAATGTATGCTTTTGGATTATTAGAAGCGATTAGTAGGACCGGGCTCAAATTTACATTCAAGGGTGGAAGCTGTCTTATGCTTTTGCTTGATAATCCTAAGAGACTGTCTACAGATATAGATATTATGGTGGATCCTGGAACTGATGTGGAGCATTACATAGAGGAAGCTGGAAAAATTTTTCCATTTGTAGATTATCAGGAAAGCATTCGTCCCGGTCATGGAAATATAGAAAAAAGACATTTTAGGTTTTTCTATAATTCGCCGATAATGGATGATACTATAACAATTCTTCTTGATGTTCTTTATGAGAAAGAACATTATGCTTCTGTTATTGAAAGACCAATAGAGAGCAGCCTTATTCTGACTGCAAATGAACCTTTATACGTTAAGATGCCAAATGTAAATTGTATCCTGGGTGACAAACTCACTGCGTTTGCACCGCATACCACCGGAATACCGTTTATGATAGATAAAGACATGGAAATTATAAAACAGTTTCATGACTGTACAACTCTGTTTCATGCTATGGATGATTTTTCTGAGGTTAAGGAGACCTTTAGAGCTGTAGCAAATACAGAAATGACATATAGAAATCTTAAAATCAAGCCAGAAGATATTCTCGAAGATGCGATAGAGAGCTGTATGTGTATTATAGGAAATGGTAGAATTAATGCACCCGAATATGATATTTACAACTCTGGAATTGATCGCATTCAGGGACACTTATTTGATGTTGATCTAAACAGAAATACTATCGCGTACAGTGCCTGTGAGTTAATGTATCTTTGTTCATGTATTTATAGAGACACTGATACTTGCGATAATTCGATGAAAGCGGATACCAAGGATAAGATTGATATTGGTAATAATAAGGTATCAAGAGCAATTGGATATATTCGTAAGGCAAATAAAACCGCAGGATTATATCTGAAGGAGGCTGTTGCACTTTTGGACGATGATTACGAGCGTTTGCAGGAGCATGTCCAAAACCGTTCGTTGGAAAGAGTAGCAGGAGAAGAAAAATAA
- a CDS encoding GNAT family N-acetyltransferase: MIRQATVKDASRIAEISIFTKRMNYRSIFHDDKVSFGELQVYPLAKEYIENPKKLNDIWVYDDEFVKGYIHIDCSRIVELYVDSFFENNGIGSDLIGFAVREKGCDHLWVLEKNLDAQRFYKRNGFAKSGQKKLEEGTDEYIIEMRRSAE; this comes from the coding sequence ATGATAAGACAGGCAACTGTAAAGGACGCATCGCGAATTGCAGAAATATCCATCTTCACAAAACGTATGAACTATAGATCTATTTTCCATGATGATAAGGTATCGTTTGGAGAATTGCAGGTGTACCCATTGGCAAAAGAATATATAGAAAATCCAAAGAAGCTTAATGATATTTGGGTTTACGATGATGAATTTGTAAAGGGCTATATTCATATTGATTGCTCAAGAATTGTAGAATTATATGTGGATTCATTCTTTGAGAATAACGGAATCGGAAGTGACCTTATCGGATTTGCAGTTAGGGAAAAGGGTTGTGATCATTTATGGGTACTTGAAAAGAATCTAGATGCTCAACGTTTTTATAAAAGAAATGGATTTGCTAAGAGTGGACAGAAAAAACTTGAAGAAGGTACTGACGAGTATATTATAGAAATGAGAAGGAGTGCGGAGTAG
- a CDS encoding SGNH/GDSL hydrolase family protein codes for MQNKSLLLMIMLTAFILNGCTSYNRNNADENITESEAETETDISSLPEEETTPQMEEEQFYNKLSKGEDVSILIVGDSIGCGSGASGTEYRWAELTCEHLKEKYGVNTSLTNVSMGGNASYAGYVRTLALNDNINYDAVILCYGQNDSEKSFSFHYETIIRAIRI; via the coding sequence ATGCAAAATAAAAGTTTGCTTTTAATGATTATGCTTACAGCCTTTATATTAAATGGGTGTACATCATATAACAGGAATAATGCAGATGAAAATATAACAGAGTCTGAAGCTGAAACAGAAACGGATATTTCGTCTTTGCCTGAAGAAGAAACCACTCCGCAAATGGAGGAGGAACAGTTTTATAATAAGCTTTCTAAAGGCGAGGATGTAAGCATTTTAATAGTTGGAGATTCTATTGGGTGTGGATCAGGTGCTTCTGGAACTGAATATAGATGGGCAGAGCTTACTTGTGAACACTTAAAAGAAAAGTATGGAGTAAATACAAGCCTAACAAACGTATCAATGGGAGGAAATGCATCGTATGCCGGATATGTTAGAACATTGGCACTAAATGATAATATAAATTATGATGCGGTTATTTTATGCTATGGTCAGAATGATAGCGAAAAAAGTTTTAGTTTCCATTATGAAACTATAATTAGGGCAATAAGAATTTAA
- a CDS encoding type II toxin-antitoxin system RelB/DinJ family antitoxin gives MAQTVNVNFKLDSDVKKSMEQACSDMGLSMSAAFTIFAKKVGRERRIPFEVSADPFYSESNMRYLEGIARDIRDGKAHFEEHKLIED, from the coding sequence ATGGCACAGACTGTTAATGTTAATTTTAAGCTTGATTCAGATGTTAAAAAGAGTATGGAGCAGGCATGTTCTGATATGGGATTGTCCATGAGTGCAGCCTTTACAATTTTCGCAAAAAAGGTAGGTCGTGAAAGACGCATTCCTTTCGAGGTTTCCGCAGATCCTTTTTATTCGGAAAGCAATATGCGATACCTCGAAGGCATTGCAAGAGATATCAGAGATGGCAAGGCTCATTTTGAGGAGCATAAGCTTATTGAGGACTAA
- a CDS encoding type II toxin-antitoxin system RelE/ParE family toxin: MKYEVVTTAQADDDLRDIYEHIAFELLAPENAAGQLDRIEEAAVSLEDFPDRYRLYEDEPWHSRGLRVLPVDNYVIFYIVKDDTRVVTIIRIMYCGRNIDKQLNLFTDYDEND; this comes from the coding sequence ATGAAATATGAAGTAGTTACCACAGCTCAGGCAGATGATGATCTTCGTGATATATATGAACATATAGCTTTTGAGTTGCTTGCACCGGAAAATGCAGCCGGTCAGCTCGATAGGATTGAAGAAGCTGCAGTATCCTTGGAAGATTTTCCGGATAGATACAGATTGTATGAAGATGAGCCTTGGCACAGCAGAGGACTTAGGGTATTGCCTGTAGATAATTATGTTATATTCTACATAGTAAAAGATGATACGAGAGTCGTAACGATAATACGAATAATGTATTGTGGAAGAAATATAGATAAACAATTGAATCTTTTCACCGATTATGATGAAAATGATTAA
- a CDS encoding type II toxin-antitoxin system RelB/DinJ family antitoxin, with product MAAKSANVYARIEPDVKEEAERILTMLGIPTSNAINMFYKQIILNNGLPFDVKIPSSRPADITKMSKAKLNAELEKGYSDMLEGKTKPVKKAFADIRKEYGI from the coding sequence ATGGCAGCTAAATCAGCAAATGTATATGCGAGAATAGAACCGGATGTTAAAGAAGAAGCTGAAAGAATTTTGACAATGCTCGGTATTCCGACTTCAAATGCAATAAATATGTTTTACAAGCAGATCATATTAAATAACGGACTTCCATTTGATGTTAAGATACCTTCGTCAAGACCTGCAGATATTACAAAAATGAGCAAGGCAAAACTTAATGCTGAACTTGAGAAAGGTTATTCAGATATGCTTGAAGGAAAAACAAAGCCCGTAAAAAAAGCTTTTGCAGATATCCGTAAGGAATATGGTATATGA
- a CDS encoding GNAT family protein, giving the protein MFGLRPYKREDADTIISWSQDERAFYQWSAGVMGAYPITQEEFRFVDSLMAFTAFDEEKTVGFFTLRNPRGKIDELRIGFVIIDPQLRGLGKGKEMLKLALKYAFEVYGAKRVSLGVFENNEQAYYCYKSAGFEEVILDEIEMYQVLNEEWKCKEMAIERYIGD; this is encoded by the coding sequence ATGTTTGGATTGAGGCCTTATAAAAGAGAAGATGCAGATACTATTATTTCTTGGAGTCAAGATGAGAGAGCCTTTTATCAATGGAGCGCCGGAGTGATGGGCGCTTATCCAATTACGCAGGAAGAATTTAGATTCGTGGATTCATTGATGGCTTTTACTGCATTTGACGAAGAAAAGACAGTAGGATTTTTTACACTAAGAAATCCAAGGGGCAAGATAGATGAGCTTCGTATCGGTTTTGTAATCATTGATCCACAACTAAGAGGACTTGGGAAAGGAAAAGAAATGCTTAAGCTTGCACTTAAGTATGCCTTTGAAGTTTATGGAGCAAAGAGAGTATCACTGGGAGTATTTGAAAATAATGAGCAAGCTTATTATTGCTATAAATCAGCGGGATTTGAAGAGGTTATTCTTGATGAAATAGAAATGTATCAAGTTCTTAATGAAGAATGGAAATGCAAAGAAATGGCGATAGAACGCTATATAGGTGATTAA
- a CDS encoding LytTR family DNA-binding domain-containing protein has product MNIAIVEDEQQEIDCFQSVIKEYSLIANTEIMVNAFHSAEDFIKGYRPLVYTAVFMDIFMSGMTGVDAARKILETDRHAIIIFLTSSDGFMGDALSIHAYDYIEKPAEKTRIFKVMDDVLMKKTEYDSTPKLTFTSDRQDYAICYPDIMYIRTAERNYLEIMQAPGKPYKTRLPFAGIQEELSKDKRFITVTRGVIVNMDFVSDIVGNVCILEDGERFPVASNISGDFRNIWQNYELDSLRNERKQRRKGK; this is encoded by the coding sequence ATGAACATAGCAATCGTAGAAGATGAGCAGCAGGAGATCGACTGCTTTCAATCGGTGATAAAAGAATATTCCCTCATAGCAAATACGGAAATTATGGTTAATGCCTTTCACAGTGCGGAGGATTTTATAAAAGGGTACAGGCCGCTTGTCTATACCGCTGTTTTTATGGATATCTTTATGTCCGGAATGACGGGCGTGGATGCTGCAAGGAAGATCCTTGAGACTGACCGCCACGCTATCATCATCTTCCTTACCTCCAGCGACGGCTTTATGGGGGATGCCCTCTCCATCCATGCCTATGACTACATCGAAAAGCCTGCCGAAAAGACTCGTATCTTCAAGGTAATGGACGATGTCCTTATGAAAAAGACCGAGTATGACTCCACTCCGAAACTTACCTTTACAAGTGACAGACAGGACTACGCAATTTGCTACCCCGATATCATGTACATCCGAACGGCGGAAAGGAATTATCTGGAGATCATGCAGGCGCCAGGTAAGCCATATAAGACAAGGCTTCCATTCGCAGGAATACAGGAGGAATTATCAAAGGATAAGCGGTTTATTACCGTCACCAGGGGTGTCATAGTAAACATGGACTTTGTAAGCGATATCGTGGGGAATGTCTGTATTTTAGAGGATGGGGAAAGATTTCCCGTTGCATCGAACATATCAGGGGATTTCAGGAATATATGGCAGAACTATGAACTTGACAGCCTGAGAAATGAAAGAAAGCAGCGGAGGAAGGGCAAATGA
- a CDS encoding Txe/YoeB family addiction module toxin gives MRTLWEDRAWDDYIYWQTQDKKTLKRINALIKDIKRSPFEGIGKPEPLKGNLSGMWSRRIDEENRIVYYEENAILYIVSCRGHYDD, from the coding sequence ATGAGAACTTTATGGGAAGATCGTGCTTGGGATGATTATATTTATTGGCAGACACAGGACAAAAAGACACTTAAACGCATCAATGCCCTGATCAAAGATATCAAGCGCAGCCCATTTGAAGGTATTGGAAAGCCGGAGCCACTAAAAGGAAACCTGAGTGGCATGTGGAGCCGCCGCATTGATGAAGAAAACCGCATTGTCTATTATGAAGAGAACGCTATCCTTTATATAGTCTCCTGCAGAGGACATTATGATGATTAA
- a CDS encoding GHKL domain-containing protein: MNVTAFFTSLITWYLIFPSTMLCFAAMKNQLRYDVKKTRILVISTLLSASLVVAVLNSLFMIPRNALIPIIITPSFIVYVKCVKAPVYKTLSVAVLVFASMSFIVNIANGFDAEINPHGVLDDFSLQAAVFQAVISTIFTALVYRPVSRRAPQIIDGLDVPRVYIASIPVWGIFLVFNLLISPRKYETLHVNLMQIAYWGTLILFFTLLCLLCVLFYYIVSDMMEKAAMEEKNRMLEIQESFYQAQMRYIDESARVRHDFKHTIATLDDLSVKGDLQAIRDYLNQYKSLQPERETISFCRNVPVNAILNHYAHLAENTKIAIDLEIDIPKEPDIPDVELCSLLGNILENAILACGDVPASDRFIDLAVRIKGGSNLIIVCTNSFDGSPRMKDGQYLSTRSGGSGLGLKSITSTAAKYGGIVRFYHEGNKFCSDVMIPIGKTDFKNGE; encoded by the coding sequence ATGAATGTAACAGCATTTTTTACATCACTTATCACCTGGTATCTCATCTTTCCTTCAACCATGCTGTGCTTTGCTGCCATGAAGAACCAGCTTCGGTATGATGTCAAAAAGACCCGCATACTTGTTATCAGCACTCTCCTTTCAGCATCCCTTGTTGTGGCAGTGCTCAACTCCCTGTTTATGATCCCCCGCAATGCCCTTATACCCATAATCATCACTCCTTCCTTTATCGTCTATGTAAAATGCGTCAAAGCGCCGGTTTACAAGACTTTATCAGTTGCTGTGCTTGTCTTTGCATCCATGAGCTTTATTGTAAATATCGCAAACGGCTTTGATGCTGAGATCAACCCACACGGGGTTCTCGATGACTTTAGCCTTCAGGCTGCCGTATTTCAGGCCGTAATTTCAACCATATTTACAGCTCTTGTATACCGCCCCGTATCCCGCAGGGCACCTCAGATTATAGACGGTCTCGATGTTCCAAGGGTGTACATAGCATCAATCCCTGTATGGGGAATCTTCCTTGTCTTTAACCTGCTTATCTCTCCGAGAAAATATGAGACGCTTCATGTGAACCTGATGCAGATAGCATACTGGGGTACTCTCATCCTGTTCTTTACATTGCTGTGCCTGCTCTGCGTACTCTTCTACTATATCGTTTCAGACATGATGGAAAAGGCTGCCATGGAGGAGAAAAACCGTATGCTTGAGATTCAGGAAAGCTTCTATCAGGCGCAGATGCGCTACATTGACGAGAGCGCAAGGGTTCGCCATGATTTTAAACATACTATCGCAACCCTTGACGACCTGTCTGTAAAGGGAGATCTTCAGGCCATAAGGGATTATCTAAACCAATATAAATCCCTGCAGCCGGAAAGAGAGACCATAAGCTTCTGCCGGAATGTCCCGGTCAATGCTATCCTTAATCACTATGCGCATCTTGCTGAAAATACGAAAATTGCCATAGATCTGGAAATTGATATCCCAAAGGAGCCCGACATACCTGATGTGGAATTATGCAGTCTCCTTGGGAATATCCTTGAAAATGCCATCCTTGCCTGTGGTGATGTTCCTGCGTCTGACCGCTTCATAGATCTTGCCGTCCGCATAAAGGGCGGCAGCAATCTCATCATCGTATGCACCAATTCCTTTGATGGAAGTCCCCGTATGAAGGACGGGCAGTATTTATCCACCAGAAGCGGCGGAAGCGGTCTCGGCCTTAAATCCATCACATCCACCGCCGCAAAGTACGGCGGCATTGTGAGATTCTACCATGAGGGTAATAAATTCTGTTCAGATGTGATGATACCTATAGGTAAGACTGATTTTAAAAATGGTGAATAG